The uncultured Celeribacter sp. genome includes the window ACCTATGGTTTTTCGGTCGCAGGCCAGAAGGAATGACGTTGAATACGATGCAATTGCCATTGATCTTGGGTGGGGGGGGGCGCGGTCTCTTCCGGGCAGCCGTCATCCGGCAATGGCTAGAACTGAAATTGCGAAATTTGATGCTGGTTTTGCACATGAGCTGACACCAATCCTCAAGGACTATGCTGTGAACGCTGATCCACAACCCTTGATTGAGAATAGTATTGAGCGACGCAAGAAAGTCCGTCTCAGAATTAATATGGCGGATTTGATCGACTACGCCTATCTACGTCGGTCAGAAGATCTCGAGAAAATAACTCTCGAAGACACAGGTGATGGATCGGAGTTTTTGGCGGAAGATGTGCCGGTTGAGACGTTGGAAAAAGCAATTGAGCTGTCGCGGCGACCTTAGTTATCCCTATTGAATGTCATTCAAAACTGACCCGGTAAAGGTCAGTTTTGTCACTGAGAATCGCCCCATGTGCAAACGTGCCCCTGACGGGATTTGTGTAATGGTTAGTTAGGGTCCGTGGACAATCATCGTGATGCGATGAGGGTTGCTGCGAGGTAACCGTCCGATCTGACAGCGATTCATCGGATGCGATAATATCCATTGTTGATAATGGACATCTCGAAGGTTGTGACAATCTTGGCTGCACTTTCCTTGTGTCGGAGACCATGGCGCTGGCGCAGTTCGGGATCGGAGAATTGGGCAATGGAATGGATGCCCAGTGGGAAGGTTCTGTTGGTCACCTCATTCTGCATGGTGTCTGTCGTCAGCACCTTTGGGACAGATTTGAGGATTTGAACAACGGAGGGTTTCTGGGTCATCGTAGCCTTTAAGGAGCGAAGATGAACAAGAAGCCCGGAACATCGAAAGACGCAGCTGACAAGCTGGTCAAAAACATCCGCCGCAAGACTCGCCAGACCTATTCAGCGGAGGAGAAAATCCGACTTGTATTGGCCGGATTGCGCGGGGAGGAAAGCATCTCGGCGTTATGTCGCCGCGAGGGTATCTCTGACAGCCTGTATTACACTTGGTCGAAGGAATTCCTTGAGGCTGGAAAGCGTCGTCTTTCCGGCGACACAGCGCGTCAGGCGACATCGCATGAGGTGAAGGATCTGCGATCCGAGGCCATGGCTCTGAAAGAATGCGTGGCTGACCTCACCTTGGAAAACCGTCTGCTCAAAAAAAGCATGACAGGGGCTGGGGAGTTCGAGGAATGAGGTATCCAGCAACCGAGAAGTTGGAGATCATTCGCGCAGTTGAAGGGTCGCATCTGCCAACCAAGAAGACCCTTGATACGCTGGGCATCCCGCGCACCACATTTTACCGATGGTATGACCGATATGTCGAAGGTGGCTTTGATGCCCTCGCGGATCGCGCGCCTCGGCCAAAGTCGGTCTGGATCCGTATTCCGCAGGATCGGCGGGATGATCTGATCGAGTTTGCGCTGGAACATGAGGCGCTGACCACACGCGAGCTGGCCGTCAAATATACCGATGAGACGCGGTATTTTGTCTCTGAATCATCGGCTTATCGTATCTTGAAAGCCGCTGATCTGATTACTGCACCAGACTAAAGCGTTTTTCAAAAAACTTGAGGCACTCAATTTTTGAAAAACGCAGCAAGATCAATTCAGTGTCGCAACGTTTTTCGCTCAATCTGATTCAGATTAAACGAAAAACGCTTTATGTGGTGATCAAGGCTGCCGATGAGGTCACGGACAAGACCACCGCCATCAACCAGATGTGGCAGACCGACTTTACCTACTTCAAGATCATCGGGTGGGGCTGGTATTATCTCAGCACCATCCTCGACGACGACAGCCGCTACATCATCGCCTGGAAGCTCTGCACAAACATGCGTGCTGAGGATGTCACCAGCACGATCGAGCTGGCGCTTCAGGCATCAGGCTGCGACCAGGCCGTGGTCCGGCACAAACCTCGTCTGCTCAGCGAGCGAGCTATTGAGGCGCCATTGGTTCGAGCCCAATGGCGAGCGGTTCCTGCGACATCTCTGGCGATCTGGCCAAATGGCTGGAGGGTCAGAAGATGCATCATGTCCACGGTGCGCCATTCCACCCGCAAACTCAGGGCAAGATCGAGCGCTGGCATCAGACCATGAAGAACCGAGTTCTGCTGGAAAATTACTACCTGCCCGGTGATCTTGAGCGCCAGATCGGGGCCTTCGTCGAATATTACAACAACCAGCGATACCACGAGAGCTTGAACAACGTCACACCCGCCGACGTCTACTTCGGCCGAGACAAATCCATTCTGAGAGAAAGAGAAAAGATCAAGAAACAGACGATCCAACAACGCCGCTTGCAACATCAAAAGCAAGCAGCATAATCAATCACGCAACCGAACCAGAGCCTCCAATGTTCAAGCCGCTCTGATGTCCCATTTTATATGACGACAGACAGCACCGAAACTGCGGAACGACAATCACAGACACCAGATCGGCCCCAAACGGACCTTCGTCATCAATCTATTAACCCTACCGGTCCTTCATAGCAGACATTCTGAACGGCGCTCAAAGTTCACTCCCTCTCAGAGGTCAAAAAAAGAACGATGAGAGTTTTCCTCTAGTCTGTAGATCAAGTGACGCTTACGAGCTGGTCTATTCAATCATGGACCACAAAAGCCGTGCGACCGATCCCAAACCTCATTGGTCAAGACGGTCACGCAAACGGTAGTAATGAATCCCAAGCGTTCCGTAGATTGGATGCAGAGCATGAAACGGAAGCGTTTCAATTGTCTTTGCCACCGGGATTGGCAGTTGAACTCCTTTGGCCAGATAGGCTGAAAAAGCTTTGCCAAGCGCTGTCGAAAGCGCAACACCGCGTCCATTGAATCCCGTCGCTAAAAGCAGTCCCGGTTCCGGCTCACACACCCGGATGCGGTGATCCGCCGTCATGCCAACGCGCCCGAACCAATGGTAGTCAATCTCGAAACCGGCGCCAAACATCGCGCGCACCTCCGCCTCAATCCGGCGAAAGCCTTCCGCCCGGGTCGGATCGGAAAACTGGCCCCGCCCACCAAGCATGAGACGATTTCCGGGACCGATACGGAAATAGGTCCCAACCCGACGTGCCTCTGATACGACGACACCATTCGGCAGAATGCGCTCAAGTTGTTCGGAACTCAGAGGCTTGGTCGCGACCTGAAAACTGTTGGCGGGCACCGTTGCGCGTTTGACATCGCGGTTCAGGCCACGCGGCGTGTAAACATTGGTGGCAAGCACCACGCGTTCGGCACGGACAACAGCACCTGACGGCAAAGTCGCCCACCACTTTCCATCGCTGCGCTTGAGCGCCACCACCGGGGTTTGCGCAAAAATCTTCGCCCCCGCCGCTTCTGCCGCCCGAGCCAGAGCACGCGCGTATTTCAGCGGGTGAACCTTGCCCGCGCGCCGGTCAAGCCAGCCGCCTGCGAACACACCGGAGCCGGTCTCCTGCGCCACCGCCACAGCATCGAGCCATTCTACGGGGGCGCCGCGCGCTTCCCATTGACGCATCCGGGCCTGCAATCCGGCGAGATGGACCTGTTTCGCCCCAGCCTGAATCCAGCCCGAGCGCGAGGCCTCGCAATCAAGTCCCAGCCGATCGACCAGATCGAACAGCACATCTGCGGTGCTTCCCGCGAATTCGGTCGCGCCTTCACCCCAAAGCCGGTCCATTGCATCCGGGTCGTCCTTGAGCCCCGGAATGACCTGCCCGCCGTTGCGCCCCGAAGCGCCGAAACCGGGCTCCTGCGCCTCCAGAAGGGTAACATCCATACCCGCCTCAGCGAGGTGTAGCGCGGTGGACAGGCCCTGAAACCCGCCACCGATCACAAGAGCATCGGTTGCCAGGCTTTCGGACAGCGACGGAAGCACCGGAACATCCGGCGCGGTGGCGGCCCAAATGGATTGAAAGCTCATGATCTTCTCCGATCACATGAGATGGCTGACACGACGCAGAAATTCCTGCGTTCGTTCGTTTTGCGGTCGGGTCAGGACCTCTTCCGCCGTGCCCTGCTCTGCGATCCGGCCACTGTCGAGGAAGAAGACATTGTTGGCCACTTCGCGCGCGAATTGGATTTCGTGGGTGACGATCAGCATGGTCATATGCTCCTGCGCGAGATCGCGCAGAACCGTCAGAACTTCGCCCACCATCTCCGGATCGAGCGCAGAGGTTGGCTCATCCAGAAGGATGGCGTCGGGGCGCATGGCGAGCGCACGGGCGATGGCCACGCGCTGTTGCTGACCGCCGGACAGCGCCGCAGGGTAGAAATCCATCTTGTCGGCCAGTCCCACACGGCGCAGATGCTCTTCGGCGCGGGCACGCACTTCGTCTTTGTTCTCGCGCAGAACCTGCACCGGGCCTTCCATGACATTCTGGAGCGCCGTCATATGCGGAAATAGATTGAAGCGCTGAAACACCATCGCGACGCGCGTGCGTATGTCGTGAATGGAGCTGGCATGGGCGTCGACCTTTTGATCGTCGACGAAAATCCCGCCGGACTGATAATCTTCCAAACCGTTCACGCAGCGCAGAAGCGTCGATTTGCCCGACCCGGAAGCCCCAATCAGGCAGACGACCTGGCCCTTTTCGACCTCGGCATCAATGCCCTTGAGCACCTCGTGATGACCGTAGGATTTATGGATGTTCTCGAAACGGATCATCGCGATCTCCCCATTTTCAACTCGACGCGGCGCATCACTATGTTGAGCGGAATGGTCAGGCACAGATAAAGCGCTGCAACCATGGTAAAAACGGTCATGTTGTCAAAGGTCGAAGACGCGAGCATTTTGCCCTGCATCGTCAGCTCAGCGACCGAAATCACCGAGACCTGCGAGCTGTCTTTCAGCAGCATCACCATGTTGTTGCCATAGGGCGGCAGCGAAATCCGCACTGCCTGCGGCAGGATGATCCGCCGCATCATTTTGCCATGGCGCATGCCGATGGACTTCGCGGCTTCGACCTGCCCGCGGTCCACCGCCTCGATCCCGCCGCGAAAAGTTTCGCCGATGTAGCACGAATAGATCAGCCCGAGGCCGATGATCCCGGCCTGAAAAGCGGTCAAGTCGATGCCCATGTCCGGCATCACGAAATAGATATAGAAGAGCACCACAAGGATCGGAATGCCACGCAGGAATTCAACGATATAGCGCGCAGGACGTTCAAGCCAGACATTGCGCGACGTGCGCATCATGGCCCAGACAAGCCCGAGGGCCGTGGCGAGGAACAGCGCAAGCAGAGAGACCGCGACAGTGCGCCAGAGACCGGTCAGCAAAAGCGGCAGGTATTCCTGAATCCGCTCGGAAAGGGGCGACATGATTGCCTCCTGTCGATGGGGGGCGCCCGGCGGTTCGACCGTCGGGCCATTTTGGATCAGAGGCCGTATTTGGCAAAAATCTCAGCAAGCTCACCGCTTTCCTTCATCGCGGCAATCGAGGCGTTGACCTCGGCCAGAAGCTCCGGGTTTTCCTTGGACACAGCCAGTGCGACATCGCCGATCGCCATCGGCTCATAGCCCTCGACCAGCTTCACACCGAGCGCCGGATTTTGGCCCACCTGATAGGCGATGATCGGCAGATCGCCAAAACCCGCTTTGATCCGGCCCAGCTTCACGTCCCGCATGATGTCGACGAGGCTGTCATAGAGCTTGACCTCTTTGAAAATGCCTTTGGCCTGAAGCTTGTCGGCAAAGGTCGTACCGATCTGGGCGCCGACGACTTCGCCGGCCAGATCGTCGAGTTGATAGGCGTTATCGTCATCGGCAGCCACGAACATGCCGTCGCCATAGCTGTAAACCGTATCCGAGAAATCCACGACTTCCTTGCGCTTGTCGGTGGCGAGCATGCCCGCCGAAATCACGTCGATCTTTCCGGTTTCGAGCGCCGGGATCAGGGCCGAAAACTGGTTGATCGCGAATTCGGGCGTATCTCCGAGACCCTCTGCGATCGCGGCGGCCAGATCAACCATGGCACCGGTTGGCTTCTGGGTCGCGGTATCGACGAAGGTGAAAGGCACGCCGGTGGTGGTCACCCCAACGGTCAGCTCATCCGCCTGAGCGGACAGCGCGGAAAGGGCCAGAGTGCTGGCGAGAGCAAGCGAGCGAAGTTTCATCAGATTTATCCCTGTTGTAAGCGCGCCTTCAGACGCATTTGAACTATCTTCAGCATATTGAAGAAAATTTCATTCTCAACGAAAAACCTTCATGATTTTCATATTTTTGAAAAAATATCCTGAGAATCAGATTTATCTTCTTATTTGATCACGATGCATTTAGAATAATGAAGAACGCCGACCGCCTACCCCGCCGCTCACCCCACATTTTTACTGATCATACCCCCCCCTGAAAGCCCCATGTCCATCGCAGATTCGGAAGCCAAATTGAAAATTGACCCGCTGAACGGTCACGATGATGTCTCGCTGGGCGACGCCGTGCGCCGGGCACGCCGTGATCAACGCCTGTCTTTGCAGACCGTCGCCGATGGCGTCGGCATCTCGACTGGGCTACTGAGCCAGATCGAACGCGGGATTTCCTCTCCCTCCATCCGCAACCTGCGCGCCATTTGCGATGTCATCGGTATCCCATTCCTCTCGCTCTTCGATACGGATGGCGAGGCAGATCAGGAGGAAGGGCTGGTCGTCCGCGCCGGTCATCGCCGCATCCTCGATTTCGGTGATCGTGGTATGGTAAAATCTTTCCTGACCGCGCATGACGAGGGCTCCCTTCAGGTGATGGAAATCATCATCGAACCCGGCGGTGGATCCGGAGAAGAATCCTACAGCCACGAAGGCGAAGAATGCGGCGTTATCCTGAACGGTGAAGCCGAACTTTTCGTCGACGATAAAAGCTATCAGCTTCACGAAGGCGACTCCTTTCATTTCGAAAGCAGGCGTCCGCACCGATTCCGCAACATGGGCGACAAGATATGTCGTATCATGTGGGTAACAACGCCACCGGTTTGGTAAGCCATACGACCTTAATTCATGAGCTGGAAAAGCTCCCAAGGAACGAAAAGCTTGCGCCCAGGAAAGGTGTTTAGTTTCTCGCCAGATCCAAGCATCCCCCAAAATATGGCACAGAGTCGTCGTGCGTGAGATGGCCTTAGTCGGATTTGAGCGACCGCGAACTTAGCATCTTGGACATTCAAACAGATTGCAGCGAAGGTCGGCTTCCCGCCCAATTCTGTTGAAAAACTAACGTTTGCGAATGCAGAAATGGCAGTTACAAATTCGTCGCAAGCGTCTTTCTAATCAGGCTTTTCGCATTTGCTGCGGTGCAGGAAAGATCTTGGCCAGTTTTCGGAGGTTTTGGGCGGTGGCTGCGAGGATGGAGTGAGCCGGGACCGTGGCCCCAGTGGGGCCGCGAAAGCCCGAAGCGAACGTCATTTGCGCCACATGGTCCACGTAATCGAAGCCGGTTCAGGCCAAGGATTCTTTTGAGGTGGCAAAGAGCATCTCAACCTTCTTTCGCAGCTTCATCGAGATCACATATTGCTCGGTTTCGGCGATCTCGCGAGCGACCTGGCGGGCGTCTTCGTGCTCTTCGCGGGTGGTCTTGCGCGCGTCGGCGTTTGGGCAGCACTTGGGTTTGGAGGGGCAGGCCTGACAGACCTCCTTCAAGGCGCGATACCGCGCCGTGCCTTTGCCCGATGGTCCCCGGTTCGGGTCTGAGGAGTTGCGCCGGAACGGCTTCAGCTCGTGGCCTTCGGGGCAGTGCCGTAGGCCGTGTCTGCGATCAGACGCTCGGGATGCAGATCGAACTTTGCCTTCACGCGGTTCAGCATGGTCTTGGTCGACCCAACCTCGGCCTGCCGGATTGAGCGCGTCGCCTCGACATCGACGATGACCCCGTGATCCGTGTCGATCAGGTCGTTGTCGGAATAGCTGAAGAATGCTGGCCCTTTGCGTGCCGCGGTCCATTGGCTTGCCGGATCGGAATGGGACGTAAACTTGGGCTGAACCTCGCTGGCCGCACCGAACGCGGCCTCGTCCAAGGTGTTAAGATACTCACGAACGGCCCGCGGCGCGTCGGCCGGATCAATCTGCTTCGCGTTCCATTCCTCCTTCGGCGTCGAGTTCTGCTTGTTGGCATCCGCCTCAATCAAACTGGCGTCGATGGCCATGCGCTGGCCGCTGACGAGGCCTTCTTCGATACACCGCGCGACAGTCGTTTCGAACAGGTGGCGCAGCAGTTCACTCTCGCGGAACCTGCCATGACGGTTCTTGGAAAAGGTCGAATGGTTGGGAACACGGTCGTTCAAATCCAGACGACAAAACCAGCGATATGCCAGGTTCAGATGTACCTCCTCGCACAGCCGCCGCTCGGACCGGATACCAAAGCAATAGCCCACCAACAGCATGCGGATCAGTAGCTCAGGATCAACTGACGGGCGGCCGGTGTGACTGTAGAAATCCGAAAGATGGGCGCGAATACTGCTCAGCTCGACGAACCGATCAATCGACCGTAGCAGGTGATCCTGGGGAACGTGATCCTCCAGCGAGAACTCGTAAAACAGTGCCGCCCGCGCTTCTTGCGTCGGTCCCATCATCGTTCAATCCCTCACGATGGAAAGAATTGAATCAGTGACTTACGCACCGATCAAGGAATAGTTTTTCAACAAAATACGCCCTTTCGGGTCGGCACCTGGCGTAAAGTAGCGCCTTGCACGAATCCCGCTTGGGCCGACACCCGCCAGCTGCGGCCATCAGCCAAGCGTCTGCTTTGGTCTTCGCCGGCCGAAGGCGCGTTCGCATCCAACGCTCAATGCGACATCGGGCTGCTTGCCATGGCCTCTGCCCTCGCCAGCATTCTGGACACGTGGCGCAGGTTGAACTCATGCGCCTCAGCAACCTGGTTGATCACCTCGCAAATCGCGCCCAGGGCAGCATCAGACAGCCCCTGTCGTGCGCCCTCGCGCTCCGCGAAGGAGATGAGGTCATTCTTGCCGGGGCCGGCGAGGCGCAGGATTTCCAGGCGGCTCAGGAACGGGGCCGGAAGCGTCCTCAGGCTGTTCGAGGTCAGGACCCAGCTGATCCAGGACATGTCGAAGCCGACCTGGTAGTAGAGGCACTTCCAGGCCACGGCAGACGAGCGTTCCAGCAGCGGTAGTAGCCCGTCGGCCAAGCCGTAGGCCTGCCCCTTGGTCGAGGTCGGTGTTCCGGCCTTCTCGATCTCGTCGATCACCACGATCGGGTTCGCGCAGAGACTCTGCACGATGGTTTGCAGGGGCCGTCCCGGGAAGGCCGTGCCCCAGCCGCGTTGCGAGCCGTTGACGACGAAGGAGGCCTGCTCCGCGGTTCCCTCGATGCCACAGCGCGGCACCCCGAGATGGCGCCCGAGCTCGCGCGACCATACGCTCTTGCCGATCCCCGGCGGGCCATCAAGCAGCACGGGCGGCAGACGGAATCCGGGCTCCCCCACCCGCACCGAGCGACGCATCGCCTTCCAGAGGAAGTCGGTGGCGGCCGCCATCCAGGGCATCTCGGCATGAATGGCCGCGGCGATCTCATCGGCGCGGTGCTCGCTGGCGATGCCGACCAGATCGGCCCCGCCGCGGAACACCTCCAGCGCGCGCCGATCATCCGAGCTGAGATGGC containing:
- a CDS encoding amino acid ABC transporter permease — its product is MSPLSERIQEYLPLLLTGLWRTVAVSLLALFLATALGLVWAMMRTSRNVWLERPARYIVEFLRGIPILVVLFYIYFVMPDMGIDLTAFQAGIIGLGLIYSCYIGETFRGGIEAVDRGQVEAAKSIGMRHGKMMRRIILPQAVRISLPPYGNNMVMLLKDSSQVSVISVAELTMQGKMLASSTFDNMTVFTMVAALYLCLTIPLNIVMRRVELKMGRSR
- a CDS encoding AAA family ATPase; protein product: MSKIKFIDARFADPDENEFALKRRFEWHLRKLRALQDGVSPKVPGDFEDELRWNEDLIAVHLSEKDRNKVLRRARRVMGARAKVSGLSHLSSDDRRALEVFRGGADLVGIASEHRADEIAAAIHAEMPWMAAATDFLWKAMRRSVRVGEPGFRLPPVLLDGPPGIGKSVWSRELGRHLGVPRCGIEGTAEQASFVVNGSQRGWGTAFPGRPLQTIVQSLCANPIVVIDEIEKAGTPTSTKGQAYGLADGLLPLLERSSAVAWKCLYYQVGFDMSWISWVLTSNSLRTLPAPFLSRLEILRLAGPGKNDLISFAEREGARQGLSDAALGAICEVINQVAEAHEFNLRHVSRMLARAEAMASSPMSH
- a CDS encoding FAD-dependent oxidoreductase — translated: MSFQSIWAATAPDVPVLPSLSESLATDALVIGGGFQGLSTALHLAEAGMDVTLLEAQEPGFGASGRNGGQVIPGLKDDPDAMDRLWGEGATEFAGSTADVLFDLVDRLGLDCEASRSGWIQAGAKQVHLAGLQARMRQWEARGAPVEWLDAVAVAQETGSGVFAGGWLDRRAGKVHPLKYARALARAAEAAGAKIFAQTPVVALKRSDGKWWATLPSGAVVRAERVVLATNVYTPRGLNRDVKRATVPANSFQVATKPLSSEQLERILPNGVVVSEARRVGTYFRIGPGNRLMLGGRGQFSDPTRAEGFRRIEAEVRAMFGAGFEIDYHWFGRVGMTADHRIRVCEPEPGLLLATGFNGRGVALSTALGKAFSAYLAKGVQLPIPVAKTIETLPFHALHPIYGTLGIHYYRLRDRLDQ
- a CDS encoding amino acid ABC transporter ATP-binding protein, yielding MIRFENIHKSYGHHEVLKGIDAEVEKGQVVCLIGASGSGKSTLLRCVNGLEDYQSGGIFVDDQKVDAHASSIHDIRTRVAMVFQRFNLFPHMTALQNVMEGPVQVLRENKDEVRARAEEHLRRVGLADKMDFYPAALSGGQQQRVAIARALAMRPDAILLDEPTSALDPEMVGEVLTVLRDLAQEHMTMLIVTHEIQFAREVANNVFFLDSGRIAEQGTAEEVLTRPQNERTQEFLRRVSHLM
- a CDS encoding ABC transporter substrate-binding protein — protein: MKLRSLALASTLALSALSAQADELTVGVTTTGVPFTFVDTATQKPTGAMVDLAAAIAEGLGDTPEFAINQFSALIPALETGKIDVISAGMLATDKRKEVVDFSDTVYSYGDGMFVAADDDNAYQLDDLAGEVVGAQIGTTFADKLQAKGIFKEVKLYDSLVDIMRDVKLGRIKAGFGDLPIIAYQVGQNPALGVKLVEGYEPMAIGDVALAVSKENPELLAEVNASIAAMKESGELAEIFAKYGL
- a CDS encoding cupin domain-containing protein; amino-acid sequence: MSIADSEAKLKIDPLNGHDDVSLGDAVRRARRDQRLSLQTVADGVGISTGLLSQIERGISSPSIRNLRAICDVIGIPFLSLFDTDGEADQEEGLVVRAGHRRILDFGDRGMVKSFLTAHDEGSLQVMEIIIEPGGGSGEESYSHEGEECGVILNGEAELFVDDKSYQLHEGDSFHFESRRPHRFRNMGDKICRIMWVTTPPVW